Within the Platichthys flesus chromosome 16, fPlaFle2.1, whole genome shotgun sequence genome, the region tgatgaACTAAAATCAGCTCAGGATATAAGGACTTGTTTGATTCCCACCATGCACATAGATCCTACCAATCTATCCATCGGCTACTGCTCATACTTTTGAGGGTCATGATGGGAGCTGGAACCAATCCCAGTGGGCGAGAGAGGCAGGatacatcctggacaggtcaccagtcaatcacagggccaacacacAGTCAACTTCTCGCTTTCAATCGTACTTAATTTAGAGTCTACATTTCTCATAAcgccaatctgcatgtctttgagatgtgggaggaagccagagtagcCAGAGTAGAGAAAAGACCATGcagacagggagaacatgcaaactccacacagaaagaccccagcCAAATCAAGAATCTAACCAGAAACCTTTTTACAGTGAGGCAACAACGCCCGATGACCATTATCTAACAAACACCATTTATTGTAATTCAATTTTTCGCCTTAAGTCAAAACCAGGTCTCCACAGCTACACCACTATTTCACAGTCATAACTTTGGAAAATCAATAATGTTGATGTTGCCTTTTTTTATCATTGAATACGACAATCATACATCCATAGTATGAAGGAAAACTGTAATGTTTTGCTTTGTCAACGCTTACCATTAACATACCACTTTTCAAGATTCACACACAGTCGTGCCTCCTGTAGTATTTTAGGTTTAAATTTGTGCTCTGCTtataacccatctggtgcaggaaaATActgagcagtgggcagccatgtacggcgcccggggagcagatgttgggggagtaaggtgccctgcacaggggcactagacagtggggtggggagaatcctcttggatttttggacggtccaagtgttgtccatccaggttcgttttttgttgttactctgtggagtcaaaccagagaccttccagtctgatgtcATCCCAATTTTCTGCCCAAAGTCCAGTTTTTTCTGCCACTAGCCTctcccttatttatttttttaaatgttcacattaCATGTCAGCTTAGTGATTAATTCCTCAACTGAAGGGATACCCTTTGCCAACAGGGAATCAAATATTTGATCAACTTTAAGTAAGATTTGCCACCCAAATTAATTTAGACATTTAGGTTTAGGAGAAAAAACAACCATTTGAACGAAAACAATCTTAACAAAATGCCAATCAAGTTTACAATCGCTACAAGCTTTTTTTCTTACAGCACACTATGGAACATGACCGCTTGCTCTCAtaggaggattttttttccccctcaaatGTGAATTGTTATAAAGAGGCTTAAATTCGCAGTGTAGGaattagtgacatctagtggtgaagttgcgtgttacagctgaatacccctcacctcaacctccccttccaaacatgtaAGTCATAAAAACTCAAGGAGTTTAATTTGTCCAGTTTTGTCTACTTTAAAAACATTGCTGTGTCCGCAGAGGACCCACTCCAAATGAGAAtataaagtatgtaaatataaaagggCCCAATCTATGGTAAAGAAAAcgatttgtataatttagatgaaacacttGTGATAACATCAactggattattttatataacatttttgtCAATATATCCAccaaatcttacacactggaacTCTGAATtaaagacagacaaacattGGTAGATGACCACATGAAAGAGACCAAGAGCTACAGATGAATttcagtagtagtagtagtagtagtagtagtagtagtagtctttgttaaaaaagagaaagaacacaACAGATATCAGTTATTCCAACCATTTATTCTGGACAGATTTTTTCAACCGAAGTGAGGTCTTACATACAActtcagaaaaaacaaaaataagtgtAGGAACATAAAAATGTAGGATTGGAGGTTTGTTAATCTCAGatctttaatattgtttttcccCCTGTTGATTGGAATGGCCCATCAGCTCGTTCAGAGTTCCCGTTCTGGAAACCCTCCGCCCCAGCTCTTCAGatggaaggaagggagggagggaggaagaagggagCAGGGAGGGGATAGGAGGCAGAAGGAGGGCAAGGAGGTACAAGTGAAGGGAAGAGAGGCGTGGGTGTGCTTCCACATTTACATGGCGAACAGGATGAGGAACGCCACCATCAGACAGAAGAGACCCATAGCCTCAGACAGAGCAAAGCCCAAGATGGCATaggagaagagctgctgcttcagggaGGGGTTCCTGTGGAGGAAAGCACAGAGGAGTCAAACATATAGTCAGGCTATCAGGAAAATAGAGCCACAACTAATGCACTGTAAACGCAGCGAGAAGATTCAGGCTATCAGGTACATAGAGCCACAACTAATGCACTGTAAACGCAGCGAGAAGATTCAGTTTCTGTTGAATCTCATccatactactactactactactactatatAGCCTTCACGGATTTGTCAGGCTCccatcacatgaccccctttaAAGAGAAAACAACCAGTATCAGCCTTAGCAACCAGTatacaacacaacatggatTATCAATTACAGGTGTTACTGACCCGAATGTCTATGCAAACATTAGTTGTGTATTAAAGTTCATCATTTTACAATCGGTAACATGTGTATGAGATGAGCCATTGTTCGTTTGTAGCCTAGCTCTCTCTGAATCTAACAATAAAGTGCTTCCGGTGTACGCAAGTGTTAGTCATACACGTTAGTATGGAAGGGACCTAAAACATAGGAGCCAAAATGTTCATGTGGATGAAGCCTTGGAGGAGTTGTTTCATTTtggaagctgcagttggttttgCAGAGTGTCTGCTGTTTGGACTTTCATTCATTTGAACAGATTAGACAGAACAACTGTCAACATGATGCAGTGCAGTTCAACAGTACTGCAGCTTTCAACAAGTTGAAAAATGAATTGCATTAAATCAAACATGGAACTCCGTCGATACAAGGCTTTCGTTTCATGCATGTATTGTGCTCAAATGTTTATCATAAGGCCTCACTGCGTTTACACTCACTGGCAGTAACATCCATAAGAGTGCCCCCACCCTGTAAGCCTTACAATCCACAACTCAGGGGCCATTCTATTGAGCCCTTACGTTGGTATCATGTTAGAAACAACTCAAGTTTAGGTAACAGTTTGTTGTGGCCATTCCTTTCACAGATATTGGTACATTTACAGCTATAAAAGGTAATTGCGTTCTTTCTTTATACTCCTTTCCCCTCAGAACAGCTGAACATGGATGTAGAACTAAACATGATGTTGCAGCTGTACTGTCAGCAAATTGCTGCCACTAGGAAGGTTTTGATATGACAGTAGCATGCAGCTTTCAGGCAATGTAGTTTATATGAAAAGACTggataaaatgcagtttgttttgGACAAATACTGGTTTGACTTCAGTCTGCATTTTTAACAGCACTTTAAGTGTTAATATCCTTTATCATTATATTTACTAATTATTAATCTGAAGGAATTGGGTTCTTTCCAGCACTTGCTGGACTACATACAGACAACTTTCATTTAGTATTGTGCTTAATTTGCCATTACTTTAACAAGTAGGCTGATGATGCAGATGAAGTCACTCCTGTAATTATCCAACCTAGTTTGATTTAGAGTTTCAAAAGCACGAGAAGCACCTCAAAGTGCTGTGGACCAAATCATCCAAATGGCTGATGTGTAAAATTGTTACCTGGCATAGCCAATGATGAGGCTGCCGAACACTGTTCCGATTCCAGCTCCTGAGCCGGCCACACCCACTGtggcagcaccagcaccaatgAACTTGGCGGCGGTGTCGATGTCTCGGGAGACAGCGCTGGTCTGGAAGGAGCGAGTTGCGACTACAGATTGACTCAGTGGCAACAAGGCCTGGGAGAGGAGAAAGTAGTTATTAATTGCCTCTGCTACGCATCAGCAAAGAGCCAATGAGTCAGACTGATGTTGAGAAACAGAAAATAGTTAAAAATTAAAGACTCTTtgatttattcagattttttcaAACCAAAAGATACTAGTGTTATATCGGAGTGGAGAATGTGAAAAAAACCAACCTGCTGCTCTACTGAGGCTTCAGGTCTGTTGAAGAGGGAGACTGAGACTGGCCGGGCGAGGACTCTGGACCCTCCACGCAGCTACATTcacaacagaaaaagaagaacacaTTAAAACTCACAATGAGAAATTGTGCATCCCCCAATTTATTTTCTACAGCCAAGATCAAAATAGAAGAGGCCTTAACAACTAATCTCAACTAAATTTGAAGCCTCTATAGGCACTTTAATGTCGTATCGAAATTAACAGAGTGTAGCAGTAATGTGAATCACAGGACGTTCTCAAACATGACTTGCAGTTAAAATCCTGAGAATTGGCTCGGCGGGAGGCTCTCTACACCAACAAGGCCACAACAGGTGGAGCAGTCAGAAGCAGGAAGCGATGTATTAACTacttaacacacagacacccgtgtcggctcttatcaccacaatcTCTCCTGACCTATCTGTATGCGTCTTCTCCATGTCTGACGCCACTTTTTCAACGTGAGATTGTGCGACTTCAAACTAGGAGGCCAGTCGGAGAAGTTCGCAAAGACTGCAGGGTGTCGCAATCtgacattcacacatgcacctccttcAGTGAAAATATGGAGGTACTGTGTAGTTATATGCATGTCTTAAGCAGCTATACAGAGTTTAATGAGTTCAGGAAGCGCTCGAATCTGGCGGTAAACACTTGTATGACTACTGCAGGCCAGCAGAATTATTAGCCACACTAGTATTGAAATCCTCGCAAAGATTAATTTAAGTAAAAATAGTGATTCAGAGAGTTAATTTGctaatgcatgtgtgtaaatgtcatGTAAATAGATTTACATAGTTTTAATCAAGTAAACTGCAAAGCCCttacatttgagaagctgaaatTAAccaaacaaaatttaaattaataatgatTTACCAATTCATTTGCAGATTAGCTTTTTGTTTATTGATTGAAAAGCTTATTGTCTCAGCTCTATTACCTTGTCTTTTAAATCCATGTTGGCAAATTGCATTTGATAAATCAAAATTAGCAAGATAACTAATTTCTACAATCAGTGTATCCACTCAACCCAGCCCTGGCACTACATTATGGCAAATATGTACTGTGGTGTTCAGCAAGTCAGATTTAAATTTGGAACTGTGTCCTCCACCACTTGTCCCTGACTGGGATGGCCTTCTGGCTGCAGTGTCAGCTGACATGGAAATGCcacagcctatgcaacagtctcCAAGCATCAACCCAGTGTGGCCACCCCCCATTGACAACTCGCTCAAGTTGGAAGTGTGTCCTTGAAGTCAATGATGGCAAAAAGTTTATGACTCCCCAGGCATCTATGTGTCATCCTTTGGAGTCATGACACTGACATTTTAAGATTATTGTTTCAAtgggttgttttttaaaatgcgTGTTTAGTGCTTACTCTTGGTATATTAGGGAATATTAGAACCAAGTTTCAAAGCTACAATCTTCAACGTTTTCTCAGCTGTACATGTCATTAGATGTTCAAAGTAAGACAGCTTACATACCAAAGCAGGTGAGGTGACAAACTTGGCGCAGGCGTACATGGCTGGAACCTGGGAAAGAAGAAACAACATTAGTGTCTTCAAACACAGCGGATGAAGCAGTTGATTCAGTGACCTGATTAACGTCAGTCATGTTCACATTAAGTAAACCTGGAACTTTTCAAGTTGAAAGAAAGAATGACATATTGTTGTCATACAGACCTGCTTGTATAACATACACTTACACAAAAGTCTACCAATCTTCATAAAAGTCTTAGATCAACAGAATGTGTACACTACATCAATCCATGTCCCAAGGTTATgacttcagattcttttcaaaTCTGTGTGCTGCCTTGAAGTCTGAACAGATGATTTAAAGAGTGAGAGCTAAAGCTTCAGTACATGGCTGCAAGGTTAACTTGTATATAGCTCAGGGTCAAAGTGACACACATGCTCGTGGAAATAGATTTCAGGTGTATAAAGTCCTGATTCCAAAAACTTGAATTATATACCACCGGGTGACAGTAATCTTAAGTATGCAAATGTCTAGCAACAAGTTCACAGATGAGAAGTGGATCTCTGGTCAATGGCTCCTGACCAGTTCAGCCAGGAAGCTAATCCAATTTCATCGACTACTGCGAGGATCAGCTCCAGACTAAACCGCTAAACGTCCACACATGCTGCAGAATGAATGGCTTCAGCACTCCCACTCTCAGACGCCATTAGCTGCGACCTGGAAGACATGTCCGATTGCAACGTTCAGCTGTTCCAAGATGTGCAGTTTGACCATTGTCATCATGTAGAGGAAGGACAAACACGATTTTAACTATATCAAAAAAGGAAAGGGGGGTAGCTCGCGTCGATCTGTCAACTGTTTGGCAGACTGTCAGCGTAGAGGAGAGCTAAgttgctaagctaaccagctagcaGCGGTGAAGGTCAAAAAAAGAGCCGCAGACGGTCAAATGGGGCCTAGAAAGCAGGGTCAGTGCACCCCCTGCTAGAATGACCCCTCGCCGGGTGGGAGTGCAATGACATGGCGTGAGACGCCCCCGCGTGTGTCCGACAGGAGTGTCCTTTCAGCGTGAGACTCCCACGGAGCACGGAAGGCCCATCGTGTCAGACATTTTACGTTCAGCCGCCTGTCAGCGGAGCCTGGCAGCGCTGAGCCCGGTGCGACCCGCCGCTCGCACAAGATGTACCCCGGTCTGTCCCGACGCTCACTCCCCATGTTAGCGATGCTCCCCTCGCTGCCTCGATGATAAACCGGGAAAACACGCACTGCTCAGATCAATAAGTCATTCCCAAGAACCCAAGTCATTGAATGGCCGACCTAGCTTACTAGCTACCGTTAGCAAAGACAGCTAGCTTCCCAATATGTACTGACACTTCACACGCAGCCGGTTaaccgtcacacacacaaatgcattaaTGAAGCGGTCCACGGAGGTTACAGAGAGGAGCAGCCGCTGAGGGATACAACATTACCGGTTAGTTCGGGCTTTCGGAGGGTCCGGGATAATCTGCTCTCGCACAGCGGCAGTCAATGAATGTAGGCTGAGACGAACTGTCACCTTGTACTTTATAAGCTCAGCCTCTGCGTCCTAAACGTCCATTGGTCCTAGAAAACCCTCCTTCGTTCATAATTGGCCCATTGCCACTTCACATGCGTCCTTCCAGCCTATAGAA harbors:
- the atp5mc1 gene encoding ATP synthase F(0) complex subunit C1, mitochondrial, giving the protein MYACAKFVTSPALLRGGSRVLARPVSVSLFNRPEASVEQQALLPLSQSVVATRSFQTSAVSRDIDTAAKFIGAGAATVGVAGSGAGIGTVFGSLIIGYARNPSLKQQLFSYAILGFALSEAMGLFCLMVAFLILFAM